A window from Citrus sinensis cultivar Valencia sweet orange chromosome 3, DVS_A1.0, whole genome shotgun sequence encodes these proteins:
- the LOC107174445 gene encoding F-box/kelch-repeat protein At3g06240-like: MEGLPQDIIVDIFSKMPAKSLCRFKCLSKAFMALITSPWFVKLHKNQNQQRQTVMVDDLIVRNSLLCLDIDRGITTVDQLHFPIENCCNDCAWILGSCNGLLWLLIYDDTPRSSHVIYNYTTREFKRIPPYKPFDERYTSLYALGYAQSIDDFKVFGVSDPYDEVEVTSVHVFSLRNNTWKTFEINNFVEFRADLWAIHLNRTIHFGFCKLNFDDPFMIAAFDLVEDKFKFLALPHLYEYDAIYSYSVRSIGDCLCLIPVTTKWEKEFWIMKEYGVKESWTRISLANSILHLQPLCPFKDSDLFLSVLGEKFVLFNPKDGSYEDFVIDGLQEDLEDCSICRGSRQLDLTQ; the protein is encoded by the coding sequence ATGGAGGGTCTTCCTCAAGATATCATCGTTGACATATTCTCAAAAATGCCCGCCAAGTCTCTCTGTCGATTCAAGTGTCTATCAAAGGCATTCATGGCTTTAATCACCAGTCCTTGGTTCGTCAAGTTgcacaaaaatcaaaaccaacaaAGACAAACAGTAATGGTCGACGATCTTATAGTAAGAAACTCTCTTCTCTGTTTAGACATCGATAGAGGAATTACAACGGTAGATCAGCTTCATTTTCCAATCGAAAACTGCTGTAATGATTGTGCTTGGATCCTCGGTTCTTGTAATGGTTTGTTGTGGTTACTCATTTATGATGACACTCCAAGAAGTTCACACGTTATATACAATTATACCACTAGAGAGTTCAAGAGAATACCACCTTATAAACCTTTCGATGAGAGATATACATCATTATACGCCTTAGGTTATGCTCAGTCAATAGATGACTTCAAGGTTTTCGGAGTTTCTGACCCTTATGATGAAGTCGAAGTAACAAGTGTGCATGTCTTCTCTTTAAGAAACAATACATggaaaacttttgaaattaataattttgtagagTTTAGAGCAGATCTTTGGGCGATCCATCTCAACCGAACTATCCACTTTGGTTTTTGTAAGCTCAATTTTGATGACCCCTTTATGATTGCTGCATTTGATTTGGTGGAAGACAAGTTCAAATTCTTAGCCTTACCTCATTTATACGAATATGATGCCATATATTCATATTCAGTTAGAAGCATAGGAGACTGTCTTTGTTTAATCCCAGTGACAACAAAATGGGAGAAAGAATTTTGGATTATGAAAGAATATGGCGTGAAAGAATCCTGGACCAGAATTTCATTAGCCAATTCAATTCTGCATTTGCAGCCTTTGTGTCCCTTCAAGGACagtgatttatttttgtctgTTTTGGGCGAGAAATTTGTACTTTTTAATCCAAAGGATGGTTCATATGAAGATTTCGTTATTGATGGTCTTCAAGAGGATTTAGAAGACTGTAGTATATGCAGAGGCAGCAGACAGCTTGATCTCACCCAATAG
- the LOC102616463 gene encoding MDIS1-interacting receptor like kinase 2-like, translated as MGSGSPILNVVVSLILFFVLSFTVSPDCREEADALLKWKIRLDQNQNRSLLPSWTLSYPANATKICAWPGIHCNRAGRVNSINLTSTGLKGTLQEFSFSSFPHLAYLDLSINGFFGTLPPQVRNLSKLKYLDLSENELSGKIPPEIGLLTHLFSLDLSLNQFSGTFPPICNLSNLKYISLHNNKLSGSIPEEIGNLMKLSYLMLDTNQFTGQLPRNICRSGLLEILTVNDNHFLGSIPNLRNCRSLVRAHLGRNNLTGNISEDFGIYPNLKFLDLSHNNFYGEISSNWGKCHRLGTLIVSGNNITGRIPPEIGNSSQLHVLDLSSNHIAGEIPMELGRLISLNKLILRGNQLSGHLPRALGLLTELEYFDLSSNRLNNSILEALGFMFKLFYLNFSHNQFSQEIPEDLALLAHLSELDLSHNLFKGSIPSRICNLESLEKLNLSHNNISGQIPACFIGMSGLLSIDISYNELRGPIPNSTVFRNAPRESFLGNNFSTFYGTSDLLSHKEASKKTPFLILFPLLGALALLIVYVVMVFMFRRWKRDSQSQGSCSSKNDTRGIFHSVLDFDGKIMYEEIIRRTKDFDAKYCIGKGEHRSVYRAKLPSGDKIAVKKFNSPFPNDQMSDQKEFLNEIKALTKIRHRNIVKFYGFCSHVRHSFVVYEYINRGSLATVLSNNFASEDFDWRKRMNVITGVADALSYMHHDCFPPIVHRDISSNNVLLDLEYEARVSDFGTAKLLKPNSSNWTELVGTFGYVAPELAYTMKITEKCDVYSFGVLALEVIKGKHPGDFLSLFSSSPSSINIEFNAMLDHRLPHPSLDVQEKLISIMEVALLCLHGCPNSRPTMQTVCQLLSK; from the exons ATGGGGTCAGGGTCACCAATCTTGAATGTAGTAGTTTCCCTCATCCTATTTTTTGTGCTTTCATTTACTGTTTCTCCTGATTGCCGTGAAGAAGCGGATGCTCTTCTCAAATGGAAAATCAGGCTTGACCAAAACCAGAATCGTTCTCTCCTGCCTTCTTGGACTCTTAGTTATCCTGCCAATGCCACCAAAATATGTGCTTGGCCTGGAATTCATTGCAACCGAGCTGGAAGAGTCAACAGCATTAACCTGACAAGTACAGGCTTAAAAGGTACGCTCCAGGaattctcattctcatcaTTTCCTCATCTCGCATATCTTGATCTTAGCATTAACGGCTTCTTTGGTACCCTTCCACCTCAAGTTAGGAACCTTTCAAAACTCAAGTACCTTGACCTATCAGAAAATGAGTTGTCCGGAAAAATACCACCAGAAATTGGCCTCCTAACCCATCTTTTCAGTCtggatttgagtttaaatCAATTTAGTGGTACTTTTCCGCCTATTTGTAATTTGAGCAACCTAAAATATATATCCCTCCATAACAACAAGCTATCCGGTTCCATTCCTGAAGAAATTGGAAACCTCATGAAGTTGAGTTATTTGATGTTGGATACAAACCAGTTCACAGGGCAATTACCTCGCAATATTTGCCGAAGTGGATTGCTTGAGATACTCACTGTAAATGATAACCATTTTCTGGGCTCAATTCCTAACTTGAGAAATTGTAGAAGCCTAGTCAGGGCACATCTCGGACGGAACAATCTTACTGGAAATATATCTGAAGATTTTGGCATTTatccaaatttgaaatttttagatCTCAGTCACAACAATTTTTACGGTGAAATCTCATCTAATTGGGGAAAATGTCACCGATTAGGCACTTTGATTGTTTCTGGAAATAATATTACTGGGAGGATACCGCCAGAGATTGGAAATTCATCTCAACTACATGTACTTGATCTTTCTTCAAATCATATTGCTGGGGAGATCCCAATGGAACTTGGTAGGTTGATTTCTCTAAACAAGCTCATTTTGAGGGGGAATCAACTTTCCGGGCATTTACCTAGAGCACTCGGTTTACTCACCGAACTTGAGTACTTTGACTTATCCTCAAACAGATTGAACAACTCAATCCTAGAGGCTCTGGGTTTCATGTTCAAGTTGTTCTACCTAAATTTCAGCCACAACCAGTTTAGTCAAGAAATTCCAGAGGATCTGGCACTGTTGGCCCATCTTTCAGAACTAGATTTGAGTCATAATCTTTTCAAAGGTAGCATACCATCCAGAATATGCAATTTGGAAAGCCTGGAGAAACTCAATCTCTCCCATAATAACATCTCAGGTCAGATTCCAGCTTGCTTTATAGGAATGTCAGGCTTGTTAAGCATTGACATATCATATAATGAATTAAGGGGTCCAATTCCAAATAGCACAGTATTCCGAAACGCCCCTAGGGAATCATTTCTAGGCAATAATTTCTCAACTTTTTATGGCACTAGTGATTTGCTGTCACATAAAGAAGCCTCAAAAAAGACCCCGTTTCTAATCTTGTTCCCTCTTCTGGGAGCACTTGCTCTGTTAATTGTCTATGTTGTGATGGTCTTTATGTTTCGAAGATGGAAGAGGGATTCACAAAGTCAAGGAAGCTGCAGCAGTAAAAACGATACTCGAGGAATATTTCATTCAGTATTGGATTTTGATGGTAAAATTATGTACGAAGAAATCATTAGAAGGACAAAGGATTTCGATGCTAAGTACTGCATTGGAAAAGGTGAACACAGAAGTGTTTACAGAGCTAAGTTGCCATCTGGAGATAAGATAGCAGTTAAGAAATTTAACTCTCCATTTCCTAATGATCAGATGTCCGATCAAAAAGAATTCTTGAATGAAATCAAGGCACTGACAAAGATACGACATCGAAATATAGTGAAATTCTATGGTTTTTGCTCCCATGTGCGACACTCGTTTGTGGTTTATGAATACATTAACAGGGGTAGCTTGGCAACAGTCCTGAGCAACAATTTTGCATCAGAAGATTTTGACTGGAGAAAGAGAATGAATGTTATAACAGGTGTAGCCGATGCATTATCTTACATGCACCATGATTGCTTTCCACCAATTGTCCATCGAGACATTTCGAGCAATAATGTGTTGCTAGATTTGGAATATGAAGCTCGTGTTTCAGATTTCGGAACCGCTAAGCTTCTCAAGCCAAACTCATCCAATTGGACAGAACTTGTAGGCACATTTGGGTATGTTGCACCAG AACTTGCTTACACAATGAAGATAACAGAAAAATGTGATGTGTATAGCTTTGGAGTGTTAGCATTGGAAGTAATCAAGGGAAAGCATCCAGgagattttctttcattattttcgTCTTCACCTTCAAGCATTAACATTGAATTTAACGCGATGTTGGACCATCGGCTTCCACATCCATCGCTTGATGTTCAGGAGAAACTGATATCAATCATGGAGGTTGCCCTCTTATGCTTGCATGGGTGTCCAAATTCCAGACCAACTATGCAAACAGTTTGTCAATTATTAAGTAAGTGA